In the Malus domestica chromosome 16, GDT2T_hap1 genome, one interval contains:
- the LOC103404046 gene encoding probable inorganic phosphate transporter 1-7 isoform X2, with product MVPFHSNCDCRFWLGFGIGGDYPLSATIMSEYANKKTRGAFIAAVFAMQGFGILAGGTVAIIVSAAFKARFPAPSYEVDPAASIFPEADYVWRIILMFGAIPALMTYYWRAKMPETARYTALVAKNAKQAAADMSKVLQVEVEAEQENIEQGGNDFGLFSKEFLRRHGVHLLGTTSTWFLLDIAFYSQNLFQKDIFSAIGWIPKAKTMSALEEVFRIARAQTLIALCSTVPGYWFTVAFIDRIGRFSIQIMGFFFMTVFMFALAIPYQHWTLKENRVGFVVMYSLTFFFANFGPNATTFVVPAEIFPARLRSTCHGISAAWGKAGAMVGAFGFQYAEKGIGVRNSLIILGVVNLLGLLFTFLVPESKGKSLEDLSGEGEQENAAASGSRQQENATAAV from the exons atggtaccatttCACAGCAATTGTGATTGCAG GTTCTGGTTAGGCTTTGGCATTGGCGGCGACTACCCTCTTTCTGCCACCATCATGTCTGAGTACGCAAATAAAAAGACTCGTGGAGCCTTCATTGCTGCGGTGTTTGCTATGCAGGGTTTTGGGATTTTGGCTGGTGGAACGGTTGCAATTATTGTGTCTGCAGCTTTTAAGGCACGATTTCCTGCACCATCTTACGAAGTTGATCCAGCCGCTTCTATTTTCCCTGAAGCCGATTATGTTTGGCGCATTATTTTGATGTTTGGTGCTATCCCAGCTCTGATGACTTATTACTGGCGTGCAAAAATGCCTGAGACTGCTCGGTACACTGCCTTGGTGGCCAAGAATGCCAAGCAGGCTGCTGCTGATATGTCAAAAGTTTTGCAGGTCGAAGTAGAAGCAGAACAAGAGAACATTGAGCAAGGAGGGAATGATTTTGGTCTTTTCTCAAAGGAATTTCTTCGGCGTCATGGTGTTCACTTGCTCGGAACTACCAGCACATGGTTCTTGCTTGACATTGCCTTCTACAGCCAGAATCTATTTCAAAAGGATATCTTCAGTGCCATTGGTTGGATTCCAAAGGCGAAGACCATGAGTGCACTCGAAGAAGTCTTCAGAATCGCCAGAGCACAAACCCTTATCGCGCTTTGCAGCACCGTCCCGGGGTACTGGTTCACCGTGGCATTCATCGACAGGATCGGAAGGTTCTCAATTCAAATAATGGGGTTTTTCTTCATGACTGTTTTCATGTTTGCATTAGCCATTCCTTATCAACACTGGACACTAAAAGAAAACCGAGTAGGGTTTGTTGTGATGTACTCGTTGACCTTCTTCTTTGCCAATTTCGGTCCAAATGCCACGACATTTGTGGTGCCTGCAGAGATTTTCCCAGCAAGGTTAAGGTCAACATGTCACGGTATATCAGCTGCGTGGGGGAAGGCCGGGGCAATGGTTGGTGCTTTCGGATTTCAGTACGCGGAAAAGGGGATTGGGGTGAGGAACTCCCTTATAATTTTGGGTGTGGTCAACTTGCTAGGGCTGTTATTTACATTCTTGGTGCCTGAATCAAAGGGAAAATCACTGGAGGATTTATCTGGTGAAGGAGAGCAAGAAAATGCAGCTGCATCAGGATCAAGGCAGCAAGAAAATGCAACTGCTGCGGTTTAA
- the LOC103404046 gene encoding probable inorganic phosphate transporter 1-7 isoform X1 has translation MGKDQLEVLNALDVAKTQWYHFTAIVIAGMGFFTDAYDLFCISLVTKLLGRIYYQKHGAAEPGSLPHNVSAAVNGVAFCGTLTGQLFFGWLGDKLGRKRVYGMVLMVMVICSVASGLSFGREPKAVISTLCFFRFWLGFGIGGDYPLSATIMSEYANKKTRGAFIAAVFAMQGFGILAGGTVAIIVSAAFKARFPAPSYEVDPAASIFPEADYVWRIILMFGAIPALMTYYWRAKMPETARYTALVAKNAKQAAADMSKVLQVEVEAEQENIEQGGNDFGLFSKEFLRRHGVHLLGTTSTWFLLDIAFYSQNLFQKDIFSAIGWIPKAKTMSALEEVFRIARAQTLIALCSTVPGYWFTVAFIDRIGRFSIQIMGFFFMTVFMFALAIPYQHWTLKENRVGFVVMYSLTFFFANFGPNATTFVVPAEIFPARLRSTCHGISAAWGKAGAMVGAFGFQYAEKGIGVRNSLIILGVVNLLGLLFTFLVPESKGKSLEDLSGEGEQENAAASGSRQQENATAAV, from the coding sequence ATGGGCAAGGATCAATTGGAGGTGCTGAATGCACTTGATGTGGCCAAaacacaatggtaccatttCACAGCAATTGTGATTGCAGGCATGGGATTTTTCACTGatgcatatgatctcttctgcATTTCCCTTGTCACAAAATTGCTCGGCCGCATTTATTACCAGAAACATGGGGCTGCAGAGCCAGGCAGTTTGCCTCATAATGTTTCGGCCGCTGTCAATGGTGTTGCCTTCTGTGGCACCCTAACTGGCCAGCTCTTCTTTGGCTGGCTTGGTGACAAATTGGGCAGAAAACGAGTCTATGGCATGGTCCTTATGGTCATGGTCATTTGCTCTGTTGCCTCCGGCCTCTCATTTGGTAGAGAGCCCAAGGCAGTGATTTCAACACTCTGTTTTTTCAGGTTCTGGTTAGGCTTTGGCATTGGCGGCGACTACCCTCTTTCTGCCACCATCATGTCTGAGTACGCAAATAAAAAGACTCGTGGAGCCTTCATTGCTGCGGTGTTTGCTATGCAGGGTTTTGGGATTTTGGCTGGTGGAACGGTTGCAATTATTGTGTCTGCAGCTTTTAAGGCACGATTTCCTGCACCATCTTACGAAGTTGATCCAGCCGCTTCTATTTTCCCTGAAGCCGATTATGTTTGGCGCATTATTTTGATGTTTGGTGCTATCCCAGCTCTGATGACTTATTACTGGCGTGCAAAAATGCCTGAGACTGCTCGGTACACTGCCTTGGTGGCCAAGAATGCCAAGCAGGCTGCTGCTGATATGTCAAAAGTTTTGCAGGTCGAAGTAGAAGCAGAACAAGAGAACATTGAGCAAGGAGGGAATGATTTTGGTCTTTTCTCAAAGGAATTTCTTCGGCGTCATGGTGTTCACTTGCTCGGAACTACCAGCACATGGTTCTTGCTTGACATTGCCTTCTACAGCCAGAATCTATTTCAAAAGGATATCTTCAGTGCCATTGGTTGGATTCCAAAGGCGAAGACCATGAGTGCACTCGAAGAAGTCTTCAGAATCGCCAGAGCACAAACCCTTATCGCGCTTTGCAGCACCGTCCCGGGGTACTGGTTCACCGTGGCATTCATCGACAGGATCGGAAGGTTCTCAATTCAAATAATGGGGTTTTTCTTCATGACTGTTTTCATGTTTGCATTAGCCATTCCTTATCAACACTGGACACTAAAAGAAAACCGAGTAGGGTTTGTTGTGATGTACTCGTTGACCTTCTTCTTTGCCAATTTCGGTCCAAATGCCACGACATTTGTGGTGCCTGCAGAGATTTTCCCAGCAAGGTTAAGGTCAACATGTCACGGTATATCAGCTGCGTGGGGGAAGGCCGGGGCAATGGTTGGTGCTTTCGGATTTCAGTACGCGGAAAAGGGGATTGGGGTGAGGAACTCCCTTATAATTTTGGGTGTGGTCAACTTGCTAGGGCTGTTATTTACATTCTTGGTGCCTGAATCAAAGGGAAAATCACTGGAGGATTTATCTGGTGAAGGAGAGCAAGAAAATGCAGCTGCATCAGGATCAAGGCAGCAAGAAAATGCAACTGCTGCGGTTTAA